GATCCTGCGGGCACCACGCGGCGAAGGAGGCTTCGGCTACGACCCGGTGTTCGTGCCGACCGGTGCGGACCGGACCGCCGCCGAGCTGGCTCCGGCCGAGAAGGACGCCGCGTCCCATCGCGGTCGCGCCCTGCGGTACCTCATCCCGACGTTGGCTGCGCTGGGGCGCCCGGCCGAGCGCTGAGTTGGTCGAGCGCCGAGTTGGCCGAGCGCTGAGTTAGGTCGAGCGCTGAGTGGCCTGCCGGCCGTCCAGCGGTCGGTAGAATTCTCGGCAACCAGAGGGCTGTTGGCATCCGCGGTAGGTTGCGGGTTTCCCGTCGGCTATCATTTCCGGTGATATCGCATGGACCATGGTGCGATGGGATCTGCGACTTCGTCGTCGAAGCTCGAAACGGCAACCGGCAACAGTAGATCTGTGCGCGAAATTCGATCGGGGCCCGGCGGATAAGAGAGGTGCGTTATGACCGATGAGCCCACGCACGCCACGGATGCCCCGGTCCGCCGAATGCGGCTCGGGCGGCGCCGGTTCATCGGCGGAGCGTTGGCCGGGGCCGGGGCCGGGGCGCTCGTCGCCGCGCCGGTCTCGGCAGTCGTGCAGCCCGCACCGGCCGGCGCAGCGGTGGTCGGCAATCGGACGTTCGTTCCGGCGCGGGACTTCCAGTGGGGCACCGTCCAGGACGACCTGACTTGGTCGACACAGGATTTCGGCAAGGCGGAGGTGACGAACCGGGCCGAGTTCAGCGCACCCGCGGCGGCGTCGCTGGTCGCGATCGACATCGTCTGGACCAAGACCGGCCCCGACAGTGGAACCATCCGGTGGGCCGGCGGCCTCTCCTGGATCGAAGGCGATCAGGCTGTGGACGGGACCGACGCCGGCACCCCCTGGCAAGTGGTGAGCGCCGAAGCGCCGCCCACCCTTCGGGTGCCGGTTACCACCCGGCTCGGTGAGTTCGCGATCAACACCACATCACCGTGTTGGGCGCTGACCTTCACCCGTCAGGGCACCAGCGCCGAGGACACCTACCCTGGCTCCGTACAGGTGCTCGGTGCGGTCGCCACGGTGGTGGCCGCTGCCCCTTTAGCCTGACCCCCGTAGCTGTGCAGATTCCGGCGAACACCCGGCTGTGGGGGGCGAATCTCAATCCGGCGCCGGACTACTTCAGCGCGCCGAGCTCGTGGGCGCAGCTGTGGCAGGTCTGGGACTGGGACAATTGGATCCGGCCGATGATCGACCAGGTGCGGGGTATCGGTGGCAGCTGTGTGCGGGTGTTCGGGAACACGCACGTGGTCACCTCCGGCCAGATCGATCTGGCCACTTATCTCCAGCGTTGGCGACAGCTGCTCGACTATGCCGCCGACAACGGCATGAAGGTTTTCCCGTGTGGCGGTGACCTGGGCCATTGGGGCCGGGCGACCTCCCGGACGGCGGCGCTGTCGCTCTACCGGGCTTGGTCGGAGTTGTTGTCCGGCTACTCGAACGTGATCGGGATCGACATCACCAACGAGGCGAGCGATCAGGCGCATGCCGCCTGGGCGGAAGCGTATTCGCAGCCGGAGCCGTGGTTCGACCTGATCGCCGAGCTGGGTGAGCTGGTGCGGCAGGTGTCCGGCAAGCCGATTACGCATTCGCGCAGCGCGCACGAGAGCGCGGCATTTCGCAGCGGCTTCATCCATACCGACCTGCTCAGCGACTTCCTCAGTGTGCACTGCTATTACGTGCCCGCGCCGAGCGACGCAGGAGCGCTTCTGGCGGCCGAGTGGGCGGCGGGTAAACAACTGATCATCGGCGAGTTCGGCGGCTCTCGGCAGGACGGGATCGATCTGCCGGAGCTGTTCACTGCTGTGCGGACAGTGGTGTCCAGCGACAGCCGGATCGTGGGTGCGTTGGCCTGGTCGGTCCGCGATATGGGACCGACCCCGGACTTCGGCTTGTTCGACGCGGCCGGTACGCCACGTGCCGATGTCGCCCCGATCCTGCGCGGCTTTCCGACCAGCCGGTGATCCGCGTCCGGGTCGGGTTCAGACGCCGAAGTCGACCCGGACCTGGCGGGTGCGCTGATGCTCGACCCAGAACGACAGAAACGGCACTGTCCCGGCGAGCAGCGTGCCCAGCGTCCGCAGGGCCGGCCAGCGCACCTTCACCGCCAGGTCCAGCGTGACCAGTAGGTAGGCGAAGTACACCCAGCCGTGCACCACCGGAATCCAGCTCGGCGTGTGCACGCCGAACCCGTACTTCAGCACCATCTCGGTGGTCAATACCAGCAGCCACAGACCGGTCACCCAGGCCAGGATGCGATAGCGCCGCAGCGCCGCAGCCACCTTGGTGGGGTTGGCCACGGGGCTCGCGGACGAGGCGGTGTCGGACGGCGCGGTCACGGGGTACTCCTGTCGGCCGGGTCACGGCTGAGGTCGTCGAGTCGGCGGTCGGGCTCGAGGTCGGCAAGGTAGAGCTCGGCGAGGTACCGGTTGTATTCGTCGCGAACCGGATCGCCGTGGCTGCTCGGTGCGGTCGGGCGCGGGGGAAGGAGATCGGCCGGGATCTCGGCCGGTTCCGGTGCGGTGTCCGCGGCGCGTGGCCGGTGACCGCGTTCGAGCTGGACGAATCGGCGATAGGTGTA
Above is a genomic segment from Skermania piniformis containing:
- a CDS encoding cellulase family glycosylhydrolase — protein: MQIPANTRLWGANLNPAPDYFSAPSSWAQLWQVWDWDNWIRPMIDQVRGIGGSCVRVFGNTHVVTSGQIDLATYLQRWRQLLDYAADNGMKVFPCGGDLGHWGRATSRTAALSLYRAWSELLSGYSNVIGIDITNEASDQAHAAWAEAYSQPEPWFDLIAELGELVRQVSGKPITHSRSAHESAAFRSGFIHTDLLSDFLSVHCYYVPAPSDAGALLAAEWAAGKQLIIGEFGGSRQDGIDLPELFTAVRTVVSSDSRIVGALAWSVRDMGPTPDFGLFDAAGTPRADVAPILRGFPTSR
- a CDS encoding DUF3817 domain-containing protein, whose amino-acid sequence is MTAPSDTASSASPVANPTKVAAALRRYRILAWVTGLWLLVLTTEMVLKYGFGVHTPSWIPVVHGWVYFAYLLVTLDLAVKVRWPALRTLGTLLAGTVPFLSFWVEHQRTRQVRVDFGV